A stretch of Salarias fasciatus chromosome 23, fSalaFa1.1, whole genome shotgun sequence DNA encodes these proteins:
- the LOC115381767 gene encoding fetuin-B — protein sequence MDTRAVPALLLLLWLRTAAVRADGFLLMPVELAPVPCNDKAVEKLSRLAITYINEDRTEGYKFALNRVTNVHLHAQGPAGNVYYLDLDVLETKCHTGSPKPWKRCDVRPFMETQVSGNCNTTILHTPEGYSYLYSYDCALVPDPPEKLQQTCPTCPTLLSVDDPEAMTAAQVTLASFKRQSTLAAGLGIKKITRAAVQTKPFKAHFVEYTVQQCPEGITHRGTCHRLTLKSDTETAGFCTGSVHGQMDIADAQVSCEMFKIQNVDVIRPVLPQGHDFPFPQDPDIPTFPPQTDNKGSDAQPVPSDPTLPPVVQPTPFDPTPIDPVPLDPAVVDNPSVFLSSSSSESEESLVNQQQQPPTAGFVDSSSEEIAGLVALRPPFGFRYQRRDRKKRQALVETSPSYYPVFLSDFPSGPSPFRSCPGPARYTTV from the exons ATGGACACACGCGCCGTCcccgcgctgctgctgctcttgtgGCTGCGCACCGCTGCCGTGCGCGCGGACGGATTCTTGCTGATGCCCGTGGAACTGGCTCCCGTTCCCTGCAACGACAAGGCGGTGGAGAAACTGTCTCGTCTGGCCATCACCTACATCAACGAGGATCGCACCGAAGGCTACAAGTTTGCGCTCAACCGCGTGACAAACGTCCACCTGCACGCTCAG GGTCCAGCAGGCAATGTGTATTACCTGGACCTGGATGTCCTGGAGACAAAGTGTCACACAGGCAGCCCAAAACCCTGGAAACGATGTGACGTCAGACCATTCATGGAAACc caaGTTTCTGGCAACTGCAACACCACCATTCTGCACACACCGGAGGGCTACTCCTACCTGTACAGCTACGACTGCGCTCTAGTGCCAG ATCCCCCAGAAAAGCTCCAACAAACCTGCCCAACCTGCCCCACCCTTCTTTCTGTTGATGACCCCGAGGCCATGACAGCCGCTCAGGTCACGCTGGCTTCCTTTAAAAGGCAGTCCACTCTGGCTGCAGGACTCGGCATTAAAAAGATCACCAGAGCTGCagtacag ACCAAGCCATTTAAGGCCCACTTTGTGGAGTATACGGTCCAACAGTGTCCAGAGGGTATTACGCATAGAGGAACATGCCATCGACTCACACTCAAATCTGACACAGAG ACTGCAGGTTTCTGCACAGGGTCGGTGCATGGACAAATGGACATCGCTGATGCTCAGGTGTCCTGTGAGATGTTTAAAATACAG AATGTGGACGTGATCCGACCTGTACTGCCACAGGGTCACGACTTCCCTTTCCCCCAAGATCCTGATATTCCAACTTTCCCGCCTCAGACTGACAACAAGGGGAGTGATGCACAGCCAGTGCCCTCGGACCCCACACTGCCCCCTGTCGTTCAGCCAACACCATTCGACCCCACTCCTATTGACCCTGTGCCCCTTGACCCTGCTGTTGTGGATAACCCatctgtctttctctcctcttcctcaagTGAATCTGAAGAAAGTCTAgtaaaccagcagcagcagccacccaCTGCTGGATTTGTGGACTCCTCCTCTGAGGAAATTGCAGGCCTCGTGGCTCTGCGACCTCCTTTCGGCTTCCGCTACCAGAGGCGCGACCGCAAGAAACGTCAGGCTTTGGTGGAGACCTCACCCTCCTACTACCCAGTCTTTCTGTCGGACTTCCCCAGTGGTCCCTCCCCCTTCAGATCTTGTCCTGGACCAGCTCGATACACCACAGTTTAG